The proteins below come from a single Mustela nigripes isolate SB6536 chromosome 14, MUSNIG.SB6536, whole genome shotgun sequence genomic window:
- the POLR3GL gene encoding DNA-directed RNA polymerase III subunit RPC7-like — protein sequence MASRGGGRGRGRGQLTFNMEAVGIGKGDALPPSTLQPSPLFPPLEFRPVPLPAGEEGEYVLALKQELRGAMRQLPYFIRPAVPKRDVERYSDKYQMSGPIDNAIDWNPDWRRLPRELKIRVRKLQKERTTILIPKRPPKNTEDKEETIQKLETLEKKEEEVTSEEDEEKEEEEEKEEEEEEEYDEEEHEEETDYIMSYFDNGEDFGGDSDDNMDEAIY from the exons ATGGCCAGTCGGGGTGGGGGCCGGGGTCGTGGCCGGGGCCAGCTGACCTTCAACATGGAGGCTGTGGGCATTGGGAAGGGGGATGCTCTGCCCCCATCCACCCTTCAGCCTTCTCCACTTTTCCCC CCCTTGGAGTTCCGCCCAGTACCTCTGCctgcaggagaggaaggggagtaTGTCCTGGCACTGAAGCAGGAGCTACGAGGGGCCATGAGGCAGCTCCCCTACTTCATCCGGCCAGCTGTCCCCAAAAGAG ATGTGGAGCGTTACTCAGATAAATACCAGATGTCAGGGCCGATTGACAATGCCATCGACTGGAACCCTG ATTGGCGACGTTTACCCCGGGAGCTAAAGATCCGAGTGCGGAAGCTACAAAAGGAAC GGACCACCATCCTAATCCCCAAGAGGCCCCCTAAGAACACAGAAGATAAGGAAGAAACAATACAGAAACTAGAG ACcctggagaaaaaggaggaagaagtgacttcagaggaagatgaggagaaagaagaagaagaagagaaggaagaggaagaagaagaggagtaTGATGAAGAAGAACATGAAGAG GAAACTGATTACATCATGTCATATTTTGACAATGGAGAGGACTTTGGGGGTGACAGTGATGACAATATGGATGAGGCTATATACTGA
- the TXNIP gene encoding thioredoxin-interacting protein, with translation MVVFKKIKSFEVVFNDPEKVYGSGEKVAGRVIVEVCEVTRVKAVRILACGVAKVLWMQGSQQCKQTSEYLRYEDTLLLEDQPTGENEMVIMRPGNKYEYKFGFELPHGPLGTSFKGKYGCVNYWVKAFLDRPSQPTQETKKIFEVMDLVDVNTPDLMAPVSAKKEKKVSCMFIPDGQVSVSARIDRKGFCEGDEISIHADFENTSSRIVVPKAAIVARHTYLANGQTKVLTQKLSSVRGNHIISGTCASWRGKSLRVQKIRPSILGCNILRVEYSLLIYVSVPGSKKVILDLPLVIGSRSGLSSRTSSMASRTSSEMSWVDLNIPDTPEAPPCYMDIIPEDHRLESPTTPLLDDTDGSQDSPIFMYAPEFKFMPPPTYTEVDPCILNNNVQ, from the exons ATGGTGGTGTTCAAGAAGATCAAATCTTTTGAGGTGGTCTTTAACGACCCTGAAAAGGTGTATGGCAGTGGGGAGAAAGTGGCTGGCCGGGTGATCGTGGAGGTGTGCGAAGTCACTCGAGTTAAAGCTGTCAGGATCCTGGCATGCGGAGTCGCCAAAGTCCTGTGGATGCAGGGATCCCAGCAGTGCAAGCAGACTTCTGAGTACCTGCGCTACGAAGACACCCTCCTCCTGGAAGACCAGCCAACAG GTGAGAATGAGATGGTGATCATGAGACCTGGAAACAAATATGAGTACAAGTTCGGCTTTGAGCTTCCTCATGG GCCTTTGGGAACATCCTTCAAAGGAAAATATGGGTGTGTAAACTACTGGGTGAAGGCTTTTCTTGATCGCCCCAGCCAGCCAActcaagagacaaagaaaatcttCGAAGTGATGGATTTAGTAGATGTTAATACTCCTGATTTAATG GCCCCTGTGTCTgctaaaaaggagaagaaagtttCCTGCATGTTCATTCCAGATGGACAAGTGTCTGTCTCTGCCCGAATTGACAGAAAAGGATTCTGTGAAG GTGATGAGATTTCTATTCATGCTGACTTCGAGAATACATCTTCCCGAATAGTGGTTCCCAAAGCTGCCATAGTAGCCCGCCACACTTACCTTGCCAATGGCCAAACCAAGGTGCTGACACAGAAGTTGTCATCAGTCAGAGGCAATCATATCATCTCAGGAACCTGTGCATCATGGCGTGGCAAGAGTCTTCGGGTGCAGAAGATCAGGCCTTCTATCCTGGGCTGCAACATTCTTCGAGTTGAATACTCCTTACTG ATCTATGTTAGTGTCCCTGGCTCCAAGAAGGTCATCCTTGATCTGCCCCTGGTAATTGGTAGCAGGTCAGGTCTGAGCAGCCGGACATCCAGCATGGCCAGTCGGACCAGCTCTGAAATGAGTTGGGTAGATCTCAACATCCCTGATACTCCAGAAG CTCCTCCTTGCTATATGGATATCATTCCTGAAGATCACCGATTGGAGAGCCCCACCACTCCTCTGCTAGATGACACAGATGGTTCCCAAGACAGCCCTATTTTTATGTATGCTCCCGAGTTCAAGTTCATGCCACCACCTACTTACACTGAG GTGGATCCCTGCATCCTTAACAACAATGTGCAGTGA
- the HJV gene encoding hemojuvelin, translating into MGNPGWSPHGSPPTLSTLTLLLLLCGHAHSQCKILRCNAEYVSSTLSLRGGGSPGALRGGGGAGAGSRGGAGSGGLCRALRSYALCTRRTARTCRGDLAFHSAVHGIEDLMIQHNCSRQGPTAPPPPRGPALPGSGPVRSSGPPAPDPCDYEGQFSRLHGRPPGFLHCASFGDPHVRSFHHLFHTCRVQGAWPLLDNDFLFVQATSSPVASGANATATRKLTIIFKNMQECIDQKVYQAEVDNLPAAFEDGSINGGDRPGGSSLSIRTTNPGNHVEIQAAYIGTTIIIRQTAGQLSFSIKVAEDVARAFSAEQDLQLCVGGCPPSQRLSRSERSRRGAITIDTAKQLCKEGLPVEDAYFHSCVFDVLISGDPNFTVAAQAALEDARAFLPDLEKLHLFPSDAGVTLSSGTLLAPLSGLLLLWLCIQ; encoded by the exons ATGGGGAATCCAGGCTGGTCCCCCCATGGCAGCCCCCCAACTCTAAGCACTCTCaccctcctgctgctcctctgtgGACATG CTCATTCTCAATGCAAGATCCTCCGCTGCAATGCTGAGTATGTATCATCCACCCTGAGCCTTAGAGGTGGGGGTTCACCGGGAGCACttcgaggaggaggaggagcaggagcagggagccggggTGGCGCGGGCTCCGGCGGCCTCTGTCGAGCCCTCCGCTCCTACGCTCTCTGTACCCGGCGCACCGCCCGCACCTGCCGCGGGGACCTGGCCTTCCATTCGGCGGTGCACGGTATCGAAGACCTGATGATCCAGCACAACTGCTCCCGCCAGGGCCCCacggcccctcccccgccccgcggccccgccctTCCAGGCTCCGGCCCAGTCCGCTCCTCCGGACCCCCAGCCCCGGACCCCTGTGACTATGAGGGCCAGTTTTCCCGGCTGCACGGTCGTCCCCCGGGCTTCCTGCATTGCGCCTCCTTTGGGGACCCCCACGTGCGCAGCTTCCACCACCTCTTTCACACGTGCCGTGTCCAAGGAGCTTGGCCCCTGCTGGATAATGACTTCCTTTTTGTCCAGGCCACCAGCTCCCCCGTGGCATCGGGGGCCAACGCCACCGCTACCCGCAAG CTTACCATTATATTTAAGAACATGCAGGAATGCATTGATCAGAAGGTCTACCAGGCTGAGGTGGACAATCTTCCAGCAGCCTTCGAAGATGGTTCTATCAATGGAGGTGACCGACCTGGGGGCTCTAGTTTGTCCATTCGAACTACTAATCCTGGGAATCATGTGGAGATCCAAGCTGCCTATATCGGCACAACTATAATCATTCGGCAGACAGCTGGGCAGCTCTCCTTCTCCATCAAGGTAGCAGAGGATGTGGCCAGAGccttctctgctgagcaggacctGCAGCTCTGTGTTGGGGGGTGTCCCCCAAGTCAGCGACTCTCTCGCTCAGAACGCAGTCGTCGTGGAGCTATAACCATTGATACGGCCAAACAGCTGTGCAAGGAAGGGCTGCCTGTAGAAGATGCTTACTTCCATTCTTGTGTCTTTGATGTTTTGATCTCTGGTGACCCCAACTTCACGGTGGCAGCTCAGGCAGCTTTGGAGGACGCCCGAGCTTTCCTGCCAGACTTAGAAAAGCTGCATCTCTTCCCCTCAGATGCCGGAGTTACTCTTTCCTCAGGAACCCTCCTGGCCCCACTATCTGGGCTCCTTCTTCTGTGGCTTTGCATTCAGTAA